The Knoellia sp. S7-12 region CCGCTCCGAGCCGTACTTCTCGGTGACGTAGCGGATGACCTCAGCGCGTCGGCGCTCGTCGAAGTCGATGTCGAAGTCGGGCATCGACATGCGTTCGGGGTTGAGGAACCGCTCGAAGATCAGACCGTGAGGGATCGGGTCGAGGTCGGTGATCTTCATGACGTAGGCGCACATGGATCCGGCGCCCGAGCCACGACCCGGGCCGACCCGGATGCCGTTCTTCTTGGCCCAGGTGATGAAGTCGGCGACGACGAGGAAGTAGCCGGGGTAGCCCTTGGAGACGATCACCTCGGTTTCGTACTCGGCCTGCTTCTGCGCATATTCCGGTATGCCGTCCGGGAACCTCTCGCGCAGACCCGCCTGGACCTCCTTGACGAACCAGGACTCCTCGCTCTCGCCAGGGGGACACTGGAACTTCGGCATGTAGCGACCCTCACCCTCGGTGAAGGAGACCTCGCACATGTCGGCAACGAGCAGGGTGTTGTCACACGCCTCGGGGAACTCACGCCAGGTGTGGCGCATCTCGGCCGCGGACTTGAGGTAGTAACCGTCACCGTCGAACTTGAACCGGTTGGGGTCCATGAGGGTCGAGCCGGACTGGACGCAGAGCAGGGCACCGTGCGCCGTGGAGTCCTCGGGGTAGGTGTAGTGGCTGTCGTTGGTCGCGAGCAGTGGGAGGTCGAGCTCCTTGGCGAGGCGCAGCAGGTCCTTGATCGTCCGCCGCTCGATCTCGTTCTGGTGGTCCATGACCTCACAGAAGTAGTTCTCGGCACCGAACAGGTCGCGGTAGTCGCTCGCCGCCTGTTTGGCCAGGTCGTACTGGCCCAGGCGCAGCCGGGTCTGGATCTCGCTCGAGGGGCAACCGGTCGTCGCGATGAGCCCCTTCCCGTGCTGGTCAAGCAGCTCGCGGTCGATGCGCGGCCACTTGGCATAGACCTGATCGAGCGAGGCCTGGCTGTCCATCTTGAACAGGTTGCGCAGGCCGTCGTTGTCCTTGGCCAGCAGCGTCATGTGTGTGTAGGCGCCCGAACCGGAGACGTCATCACCTTGTCGGGTGCGCTCGTCGCCCCACTTGACGCGGGTCTTGTCGGTGCGGTGGGTGCCCGGCGTGATGTAGGCCTCGAGACCGATGATCGGCTTGACGCCGGTCCCCTGCGCCTTGCGCCAGAACTCGTGTGCACCGTAGAGGTAACCGTGGTCCGTCATGGCGAGCGCCGGCATACCCAACTCGCTGGCCCGTGTGAACAGGTCTCCGATGCGGGCAGCCCCGTCGAGCATGGAGTACTCGGTGTGGACGTGCAGGTGGACGAAATTGTCCTTGCGGTCCGGGACTGGGGAAGAGGAGGGCGACGACATCGTGGACCATCCTAAGTCGCCCCGGTGACACCCTTGAGCGCCGCGCCTGCGTGTGACGAATGAGGTGCTTGGGACTACAGTGCTGCCCCCTCACACACCGATCAGAGCCGGTCGAGAGCCGTCTGCAGGTCAGCGGGGTACTGGCTCTCGAAGGTGACCCAGTTGCCGGTCCCGGGGTGCTCGAAACCCAGCCCGACGGCGTGCAGCCACTGGCGCTCGAGCCCCAGCTTCTTGGCCAGGGTCGGGTCGGCGCCATAGGTCAGGTCGCCGACGCAGGGGTGGCGCAGCGCCGAGAAGTGGACTCGGATCTGGTGGGTGCGACCCGTCTCGAGGCGAATGTCGAGCAGGCTCGCATGCCGGAAGGCCTCGATGAGCTCGTAGTGCGTGACTGCGTTCTTGCCCGACTCCATGACGGCGAACTTGTAGTCGTGGCCGGGGTGGCGCGCGATCGGCGCGTCAATCGTGCCGACCAATGGATCCGGCAGGCCCTGGACGAGCGTGTGATAAGTCTTCTCGACCGTGCGCTCCTTGAAGGCCCGCTTGAGCAGTGAGTAGCCTCGCTCGCTCTTGCAGACGACCATGAGGCCGGACGTGCCGACGTCGAGCCGGGAGACGATGCCCTGTCGCTCGCTCGCCCCACTTGTCGAGATGCGATAGCCCGCGGCGGCCAGGCCACCGAGGACAGTCGGCCCGGTCCAGCCGACGCTGGGATGCGCGGCGACGCCGACGGGTTTGTCGACGACCACGATGTCGTCATCGTCGTGGATGATCCCCATGCCCGGGACCGGCTCGGCGATGACCTCGAGCGTCGGGCTCGCGTCGGCGCTCGGCAGGGTCAGTTCGAGCATGTCCCCGCCGTGCACGCGGTGGGACTTGCTGACGCTCGCGCCGTTGACGGCCACGCCACCATCGGCGGCGAGGTCTGCCGCACGGGTGCGGGACAGACCGAAGAGCCGCGAGATGGCCGCGTCGACGCGCTCACCCTGCAGACCTTCGGGGACGAGCATGGTGCGGCTGTCAGACATGGTCGCCGTTCGTCGTGTCGGTGTTGTGCGCAGTCTCGGTGTTGTGCGCAGTGGAGGTTTTGCGGTTGGTGTCGTCTGCCGCGTGGGCGCTATCGGCTTCGTGGCGGCCGTGAGTCACCCCGTCCAGCGGTATGCCGCGCAGGGCCAGGAGCGCGCCGAGGACCGCCGCAACAACGATGGCGATGTCGGCGATGTTGCCGATGAAGAGTCCGAAGTAGTCGATGAAGTCGACGACGTGACCGCGGCCGAAGCCCGGTGCGCGAAAGACCCGATCGACGAGGTTGCCGATCGCACCACCGAGCAGCATGCCCAGAGTGATCGCCCACGCACGATGGCCGACGTGGAGAGCAGCCCGCCCGACCCACACGACGATGCCGAGCGCCACGAGCGTCAGGAGCCACGTCACACTGTCACCGAGCGAGAAGGCCGCCCCGGCGTTGCGGATGAGGTTGAGGCGCAGCATTGACCCGATCAGGTCGCGCGGTTCCCCCGGCGTCAGGGCAGACAGGGCCCACACCTTCGACCCCTGGTCGAGGGCAAGGGTGAGCAGGCCGACTCCCACAATGAGGGCCAACAGCCGCGACCGGCCCAGGGCATGATCCGGGGCCGGTGCAGTGGTGGACGGTGGGCTGGGCGTCAGCGGCGTTCCTGTTTCGTCTTGCATCGCATGCATAGGGTCGCACGAGGTGCCGCCTGGAGACGAAGTTTGCCGATCGGCTGTCCGCACGACTCGCACACGCCGTAGGTGCCGTCATCGAGACGCTCCAATGCGTGCTCGTTCTGGCGCAGCATCTCGCGGGCGTTGTCGGCCAGTGCGATCTCCTGCTCACGGTCGTAGGTCTTGGCACCGGCATCGGCCTGGTCGTCGCCGGCACCGTCACCGGAGTCGCGCAGCAGGTCCGACAACTCAGCCTGCGCCACCTCGAGCTCTGAGGAGAGCTGCGCGATGTCGGCCTTGATCTCGGCCCGCACCTCCTTGAGCTCCTTCGGGGTCCACGGCGACTCGTCCTCGCGCACGACGAGCGAGGCCTTCTTGGTGGACCTCGGAGCGGGTGACCTGGTGGCCGATGCCTTCTTCGCCGGAGCCACTGCCGAAACCTTCGCCGCAGGCGCCTTCTTGGCGGCGGCCGTCTTGACGGGCGCAGTCTTGGAGGGCGCCTTCGTGGCTGGCGCCGTCTTTGCCGGCGCCTTCTTGGCTGCCGGTGCGGCCTTTGTCGCCGACTTCTTGGCTGGCGCCGTCTTTGCCGGCGCCTTCTTGGCCGCGGGCGCGGCCTTCGTCGCCGTCTTGGCCGCGGACTGCTTGGCGGGCTTGGCTGGGGCCTTGCTGGCCGGAGCCTTCGGGGTGGAGGCCTTCTTCGCGGTCGCCTTGCCGACCGAGGACGTTGGTGCAGAAGCCTTGGAGGCCGCCGACTTCAACGCCGCGGTGGCCTTTGCTCCGGCCTTCTTTGCCACCGCCTTCGCGGATGACGCCTTGCCGGATCCAGCTTTGGTGGCCCCTGCGGGACCGCGCTTGGCAGCCATGCCTGTCCTCACTCGTCAACAAAGGTCGGGCCCATGAGGGCTCGACCACGTGCCGAGAGGATAAGCCCTCATGATCCCCATCACAATGCAAAACGCCACACGACCTGCGAAGTTCACAGGCGGCATACAGGTGGCAGACATGCCACAGGGCACCCGGAAACCGGGTGCCCTGTGGACGAAGCTGGAGTCAGCGACGGATCACTTGTCCTGCTTTGCGGCTTCCTCGACTTCGGCGTCAACGGCCGTGTGGTCGAGCTCCTTGAGCTGACCCTGGATGTAGGTCTTGAGTCGACCGCGGTAGTCACGCTCGAAGCCACGCAGCTGCTCGATCTTGCGCTCGAGCACCGTGCGCTGCTCGTTGAGCTCCTGCAGGATGGCCGCCTTGCGCTGCTGCGCCTCGTGGACCATGCCCGTGGAACGCTCGCGGGCCTCGGTGATGAGCTCTTCGCGCTTGCTGTTGGCCTCGGCGAGCATCGTGTCGTGCTGCGACTGCGCCGTCGTCACGAGCTCGTCGTGCTGCGCCTGCGCCGTCGTCACGAGCTCGTCGTGCTGCGACTGACCCGTGCTGATCAACTCGTCGTACTTCGACTGACCCTTGCCAATGAGCTCGTCGTGCTGCGACTGACCCGTGTTGACCAGGTCGTGGTGCTTGGTCTCGCCGGTGGAGAGGAGCTCGTCATGACGTGCTTGCGCCTCGCGGAGCAGCTCGTCGCGCCGGGACTCGCCAGCGGAGACGTGCTCGTCGTGGAGACGCTGCGCGAGAGCGAGGACACCGGCTGCTGAACCAGCACCCACGGCGCCAGCTCCGGCGAGGGCCGCAGTGTCGGAATTTCCGGACTCCTGGGCCGGTGCCTGCGCCTTGGCGAGCCGCTCCTGCGACTCGGCCTCGGACTGCTCGGCCGCTGCCTGTGCCTTCTTGATGCGTCGCTGGGCGTCGGCCTCGGCCTCTTCGACGCGAGCTTTCAGGATGGAGAGCTGCTCGTCAGCGTTGCTGTTGGCCTTGCTGTAGACCGCCTCACGCTCTTGCTCGTTCTTGGCAGATGCTGCCTCCTGCTGGGTCCGCTCGCGGTCACGCTCGGAGGCGATCGAGTCGCGCTCATCACGCAGAGAGTCGCGCTCACCCACGAGGGAGTCACGCTCACCCGCGAGAGAGTCGCGCTCGCCCAGAACGCTCTTGTGCTCGTCACGCAGCTGAGCGACCTGACGCTCGGAGTCCGCCAGCTGACGCTCGAGGTCCTTGACGCGCTTCTCGAGTTCGTTGCTGCCCTTGGACTGGCCATCAGCCTGGCCCTCGTTCTGGCTCTGCTGGCTCTTGCCCTCAAGCTCCTCGAGCTCGCGCACACGCGCCTCGAGCTCGGAGTTGCGACCCTCGAGCTTGCTGATCTCGCCGGAACGGTCGGGCGTGACAGCAGCCGCAACGGGCAGTGCTGCCGTGACGGGCTCCAGACCGCGTCCCTGACGGCAGTCGTTGAGCTGCTTGCGCACCTCGTCGTCCGTCTTGGTCATGCGACGCATCTCGGCGACGATGTCATCGAGGAAGTCATCCACCTCGCGCTCGTCGTAGCCGCGTCGGAACTGGGTGGTCGTGAACGTCTTGTTGAGGACGTCCTCGGGCGACAACGCCATGTCAACTCCTCTGTATCGATCGGTTCAGGGATGCCGCGTGTCACGTGGACACCGGGCTTCAGCCATCCAGCCTAGAGGATGTAGAGAACGAGATAGAGCGCCAGGACCAGAACGAGGAAGCCGAGATCAATGGAGGCGCCGCCGAGACGCAGCGGTGGGATCACCTTGCGCAGAGCGTTGAGTGGCGGATCGGTGAGGGTGTACACGGCTTCGGCGATGACAAGCATCACTCCACGCGGTCGCCAATCACGGGCGAAAACACGGATCCAGTCCAAGATGAGCCGGCCGAAAACCACCATCAGGTAGAGCCAGACGATGAGTTCGA contains the following coding sequences:
- a CDS encoding RluA family pseudouridine synthase, yielding MSDSRTMLVPEGLQGERVDAAISRLFGLSRTRAADLAADGGVAVNGASVSKSHRVHGGDMLELTLPSADASPTLEVIAEPVPGMGIIHDDDDIVVVDKPVGVAAHPSVGWTGPTVLGGLAAAGYRISTSGASERQGIVSRLDVGTSGLMVVCKSERGYSLLKRAFKERTVEKTYHTLVQGLPDPLVGTIDAPIARHPGHDYKFAVMESGKNAVTHYELIEAFRHASLLDIRLETGRTHQIRVHFSALRHPCVGDLTYGADPTLAKKLGLERQWLHAVGLGFEHPGTGNWVTFESQYPADLQTALDRL
- the lspA gene encoding signal peptidase II; amino-acid sequence: MQDETGTPLTPSPPSTTAPAPDHALGRSRLLALIVGVGLLTLALDQGSKVWALSALTPGEPRDLIGSMLRLNLIRNAGAAFSLGDSVTWLLTLVALGIVVWVGRAALHVGHRAWAITLGMLLGGAIGNLVDRVFRAPGFGRGHVVDFIDYFGLFIGNIADIAIVVAAVLGALLALRGIPLDGVTHGRHEADSAHAADDTNRKTSTAHNTETAHNTDTTNGDHV
- a CDS encoding TraR/DksA C4-type zinc finger protein, with the protein product MAAKRGPAGATKAGSGKASSAKAVAKKAGAKATAALKSAASKASAPTSSVGKATAKKASTPKAPASKAPAKPAKQSAAKTATKAAPAAKKAPAKTAPAKKSATKAAPAAKKAPAKTAPATKAPSKTAPVKTAAAKKAPAAKVSAVAPAKKASATRSPAPRSTKKASLVVREDESPWTPKELKEVRAEIKADIAQLSSELEVAQAELSDLLRDSGDGAGDDQADAGAKTYDREQEIALADNAREMLRQNEHALERLDDGTYGVCESCGQPIGKLRLQAAPRATLCMRCKTKQERR
- a CDS encoding DivIVA domain-containing protein, producing MALSPEDVLNKTFTTTQFRRGYDEREVDDFLDDIVAEMRRMTKTDDEVRKQLNDCRQGRGLEPVTAALPVAAAVTPDRSGEISKLEGRNSELEARVRELEELEGKSQQSQNEGQADGQSKGSNELEKRVKDLERQLADSERQVAQLRDEHKSVLGERDSLAGERDSLVGERDSLRDERDSIASERDRERTQQEAASAKNEQEREAVYSKANSNADEQLSILKARVEEAEADAQRRIKKAQAAAEQSEAESQERLAKAQAPAQESGNSDTAALAGAGAVGAGSAAGVLALAQRLHDEHVSAGESRRDELLREAQARHDELLSTGETKHHDLVNTGQSQHDELIGKGQSKYDELISTGQSQHDELVTTAQAQHDELVTTAQSQHDTMLAEANSKREELITEARERSTGMVHEAQQRKAAILQELNEQRTVLERKIEQLRGFERDYRGRLKTYIQGQLKELDHTAVDAEVEEAAKQDK
- a CDS encoding YggT family protein translates to MNTVRGLLELIVWLYLMVVFGRLILDWIRVFARDWRPRGVMLVIAEAVYTLTDPPLNALRKVIPPLRLGGASIDLGFLVLVLALYLVLYIL